TCTCGTTATAACAAAGACCAGAACGCCATTCCGTTGATGCGTTATGCCGAGGTCTTATTGAACTGGATCGAAGCAAAGGAGATGAGGGGCGATGCAATTACTCAACCGGATATAGATAAGTCGATAAACCTTCTTAGAGACCGGGTTGGAGCAGACAAGATGGTATTGACCAAATTGAATGCTTACGGGCTGAATCTGAGAGACGAGATTCGTCGGGAACGCCGGGTCGAACTGGCTCTCGAAGGGGAGCGCTATTTCGATTTGTTACGTTGGAAACAAGGAGATTTGTTGGCGAAAGATGTGACCGGTATGCGTAAGAGTACTGTTCCGCCCAGTGAATATGTTTATGTCGAAGATATTCCTACCGATGATAAAGGGAATTTGATTTTGATGACGGGGCGTACTTTCTCTGATATGAAAAATTATTTATGGCCGATTCCGTTCACACAAACGCAACGTAATCCCAATTTGCTCCCTAATAATCCCGGTTGGGAATAAGGATAGCTTACACAATTAATGTTATCTATATATGAAAACTCATTTTAAATTCATTTTGTGCTTCGTTGGAATTTTATCGATAACTGCTTGCGGTTCGTCCGACCCGGATTTGCCGGGTTCGGGCGGGACCGGCGGTGACGATGAAACTCTGGTCACGTTGGCTGGCGACCGTTCGTTTTCTCTTCTGTCGTTGAGTGCCGGTAAAGGGTTAGCCTCTGGGACGTATAATATCCAGCCGTTAGCGGCATTTATTCAGGAAAATAATACCGATGTCGTAGCATTGCAAGATGTGGATTTCGGGACTGCCCGCACGGGAAAAAAGAATCTGGTTGGCGAGGTCGCTAACCGTTGCAGCAAGGACGGTCAACGCCGGCAGGGGATATTCGCCTCTACCGGTCGGGAAGATGGCGGAGAAACAGGAGTGGCTTTGTTTGTCCGGGAATGTTTTTATGGTACGAATAAAGTGAATTTGAACGATGAATTGGTATTGCTTACTGCTCCTTATGAATTGGGTTCGGGCGAGACGGTTCTTATCGCTACATGCCAGTTCGATAAGGAGGATGCCAATAAACGGGTGCGTCAGGCCGAAGCTCTTGCCGCTTATGCCGACCAAGTAAAGCAAAACATCGTTATTTGTGCTTCTGTCTATGAAAATGAATCGGGGAATGTATTCAATATTTTGAAGAAGAAGTATCGCCGTTCCTGCAAGTTCTCTTCGGAAAATACATATCCTGCCGTTCAACCCGAATCGAGATTCGATTATGTGTTGACTCCTTTGTCCCAGAATTGGGGAACACAGGCGGTTCAGGTTAAGGGAGATCAAACCGTTTCGGATCATAAGGCTCTATTTTTGCGTATAGGATTAAAATAAAGAACAGATGAAAAAGTATAATTATTTCAGCAGAGTATCCGGCTGGGGAATATGTATGTTATTTCTCCTCACAGGGCTCTTTGCCGGTTGTTCCGAAAACGAAGAGGTCTATCCGAAGGGACAAAGACCTGCTGGCATTGAGTCGGTTAGAAAGGTAGCTTGCATAGGGAACAGTATAACCTATGGGGCGAGACAGTTTTTAAACGATAGGGAAAAAGAGTGCTACCCGGCTTTGTTGGGTAATATGTTGGGAGAGGGTTTCGAGGTCGCCAACTTCGGGTGTAGTGGCACAACCCTTTTGAAGAATGGCAATTCTCCATATTGGAATACCAAAGAATATACCAATGCCAAAGCATTCTTACCCAATATTGTCATTGTAAAATTGGGCTCGAATGATTCAAAGTCGGGCAATTGGTCTAGTCATGGCTCCGAGTTTGAGTCCGATCTCACGGATTTGGTTCTTTCCTTACGGAGTCTGTCAACTCGTCCGAGGGTCTTTTTGTGTACGCCGGCCATAGCGTATAGCAACTCGTTCGGAATAGACGACGGTATCATAACGAGCGAAATTATTCCGGCTATTCAGCGGGTTGCCGCAGCTCAGAATCTCACGGTCATAGATTTGCATACGGCTTTGCGGGGGTATGGAGATTTGTTTCTTGATGGAGTCCACCCCGGATTGGAAGGAAACAGAGTAATAGCGACCATCATTTACGATGTGTTGGCAAAAGAATATTCTTTGAATAAATAACAAATAGAATGAATCATGAAAAAAATTATATCGATACTATTAGGAATATGTTTGTGTGGAGGCGTGTTTGCCCAGACTCAACTGAAAATAATCTCGTTTAATATCCATGCAGGTTATGATGCCCCTATCGCCGACATCGCTGCTTTCATTAAGGAACAAGATCCCGATATCGTGGCTTTGCAGGAAGTAGAATACTATACGAATCGAACAGGGGCGAATACGCCGAGGCCGATCAATAACAATATCAATATGTTGAATGAGTTGGCCTATTTAACAGGCATGCATGGAATGTTTTATGTAACTCTCGAAAAATGCTACGGCGGTAAATTCGGTAACGCTATTTTGAGTAAACACAGTTTTGACGAGACTCGTAGAATTATGTTGCCATGTGCGGCCGGTACAGAGCAACGTAATGCTGCCATTGCCGATATAAAGCTCCCCGACGGGACCGAGTTTTCGATTGTCGACACTCACATCGATATGTCTAAATTGGACAACGGCATGTCGCAAATTAAAGAAGTTAACCGTATTCCGCAGTTGGGGAAACATTATATTGTAGCCGGGGACATGAATCGTCGGGTAGGAACTGCCGAGATTAACGAATTGTCCAGCGTATGGACGTTGGCTCTCAGTCGGGAGTTCGATCATATCGGTTACTATCCGGCCAATGGGTGGGTGGTAAAAGAAACGAAAGTCTTTTCCGATAACCAGTTGTCCGACCATTATCCCATTATGGTTATCCTCGAATTTGTCAAATAACGATGTAGATAAAAGTGTATCATGTTATAATATTCAAAAATTAATTTTAATCGTCGTCTAATTAATTTCTATTAAAAACATTAAGCTATGAAACTAAGAAAAATTTACACAAGTGCAGGAATCTTGCTGCTCTCTTTATTTTGTATTGGAGATGCGGTAGCGAAAGATGCTAAGTTTGAAACAGGTGTTTCTTTCGGTAGTACAGGAGCCGATGAGCCTTACAGCTCTCTGACGGATAAAGACGGAAATTATTATATTTCGGGTATGTGCCGTGGAGATGTGGAATTTGCCGGTGGAGCTACGATTAAAGGTCGTGGCGGTATGGATGCCGTTATCGTGAAATATGATGCCGAACTTAATTTTTTGTGGGCAAGAGCCGTGGGTGGCAGTAAAGACGATACCTTCGAACGCATTGCAGTTACCTCTGCGGGCGATATTGTCGCTGTCGGTAAAATATCGGGTGATGTTACTATCGACGGTACGGACCAGACGTTGAGCGGTACGCAATCTACCGACGGGTGTATCGTCGTTTATGATAAGGACGGTAATTATAAATCGTCGGCTCAGATAAAAGCGGCGGGAGCATCTTTGTGCTATTCGGTGGCTGTGGACAAGAGCGACAATATTTTTGTGACGGGATCGACTGTCGGAGCGACCGATTTCGGAAATGAAAAAACCGTGACAATCGAGGGAAGTAATCCGGGAACATTCTTGGCTTGCTATAATAATTCTTTGGTCTGCCAGTGGGCTATTGCCGGTTCAAGCCCCGTTCAATCCTATGGCTGGGCCGTGAATTTCGATAAAGAAGAGAATATACTGCTTACCGGACGTTTCGGAACGACGTTCACAATCACCGGGACCGACGGGGAAGCGCTGACGACTGCCGTGGGCTCGGAATCTTCGCAAGACACCTATGTGGCTAAATTGTCTCACGAAGGTGTGGGACAATGGATTACGTATGTAACGAATTCCAATCGTATCGATACCCGTTCGATAGACTCCGACTCACAAGGAAATGTTTATATTTGGGGACATTGTCAGTCGGCGGTTACTCCCGAAGGACAGTCTCCTCTTGGATTTAACGGGAATTTCGATTCGTTTTTGATTAAATACTCGTCTGCCGGAGCCTATTTGGACGGTATGAATCTCGGTGGGAGCGGTCGTGATGAAGCTAAATCTCTATTTGTCGATGCAGACGACAATATTTATGTCGCCGGTAATGTGAACGGCGACGGCTCGAAAGGAGGAACTGCCGTGAATATGAATCCTCGGGGAGAATCCAAAGATTATACGTTCAAAGGTCATGACGGTTATGTCGCTAAATATAACGGTTCTACATGGGAACTTATGCAACTGGAAAAAACGGTTACGCCCGATAATGCCAATCAGCACGAAGTCGCTTGGTGTGTAACGATGTCTCCCGATTACAATAAGGTGTATGTAACCGGATATTTTAATAATGGCGCCACCGTTTTTGACGGGGCTTCGCTCACTCTTCCGTTTGTACGGGATTATGATATTTATACGGTTCTATATTCCTATACCTTAATGGTAAAGACCAAAACGTTGGAGCCGGGTGTAGCCAATGAGCCTTATTACAGCAATATCGTTGTGGATAATGTAGAGGGTGCAGTGAAGTTCGAAATCGTTTCTGGCGCGCTTCCCGACGGTATTACGTTAAGTAAAGACGGTGCTTTTGCCGGTACACCGACGAAGAACGGTTCTTATACGTTCACCGTCAAAATTTCCGATGACGTTTCTTCTATTCAAAAAGAATACACGTTGGTTATTAAATCGGGAGAAGGTTGCGATGTATTCATCGTTACCGATCAGTGTCCCGATGCATACATAGGTTATCCCTATTCGCTCCAACTCGAAATAGAAGGTGAAGGTATTACCTGCGCTCTTACCGGAGGCTCGTTGCCGGTCGGCCTTTCTTTGACGCCCGAAGGATTGATTTCAGGGACCCCGGCAGAATCCAACGAACCGGGAATTTACAGCTTTACGGTGAAAGCTACCGGAGCATCGGGTTGTGACGATGAATTGGAATTGTCGATGATACTTTCCGACGAAACTCCCAGTGGAATAAACCGTGTAAGTCTCGATTCGTTCCAAGTCTATCCTACGGTTTCTTATGGAGAAATTACGTTGAAAGCCGACTTCGGTAAGGATATGAAGGCTCGGGTAGCTGTCGTGACTCCACTCGGAACTTGTGTATGGGAAAAAACATATTACGGTGTACAACTCGATGAGGTAATTTCTACTGCCGATATGCAACCGGGAGTTTATTATCTGGTATTGTCGACGGAAGAGGGTAAATCGACCAAGCCTTTTATTGTAAAGAGATAAGTAATCGAAGACTTTTTTCGAGATGACTCCGGTTCCTTTGAACCGGGGGCCGGAGTTATCTTGTATTCATATAATTGATAGAAATGAAAAGAAGTGAATTTTTAAGGTTGATGGGAGCCACTACGGTTGCAGCCGCTCTTTCCGATTTTCAGGCGATATCGCAGACCGTCGGAACGTTGAAGGGGGGAACGGTCGGGGCAGACAATTTAGCCGACGAACTCTCGTCCGATCTGGAAAGTCAAGAGGCTGTGGTTGATAAACCGGTTACAGCGATTGTGATTGGAGCCGGAGCCCGTGGAAGAACGTATGCCAGTTACTCGGAACATTATCCTAACTCTTTGAAAATTGTAGGTGTAGCCGACATCAATACAGAGCGTAAGGAGTATATGAAAAATCTGTATCGTATCCCCGATGAGCACTGTTTCAGCGATTGGAAAGAAGTATTCAATGTCCCTAAATTTGCCGATGCAGTTATCATCGCCACACCCGATAACTTGCATTATGCGCCGGCTTTAAAGGCTATGGCTGCCGGATACGATTTGTTGTTGGAGAAACCTGTCGCCCAGTCGATAAAAGAGTGTACGGATATTTTGAAATACGCCAAGCGCTATGACCGTATTGTGGGCATTTGCCACGTCTTGCGGTATGCCCCTTATTTCATTGCGCTTAAAAAGGTATTGGATTCGGGTAAAATCGGCGAGTTGGTCAGCATACAACATATGGAATGTATTCGTTATCACCACATGGCCCATTCCTATGTACGAGGAAACTGGAAAAGCTCGAAGGACACGACTCCCATCATTATCGCGAAATCGTGCCACGATATGGATATGATGCGGTGGCTTGTGAACAAACCCTGCAAATCGGTATCGGCTTATGGAGGTTTGAAACTGTTCAAGAGGGAGAATGCGCCCGACGGCTCTACCGAGCGTTGTCTCGATTGTCCGGTAGAATCGCAGTGTCCTTATTCTGCCAAGAAGATATATTTGCAGAGGAGGCAATTCCTGTATGTGTTCGATATTCCCGATAACGATTGTAAAAACCACAAGTACGACAGTTTGATTCTCGATAAGCTCAGAACCTCCGATTATGGCCGATGTGTTTATCGATGCGATAACGATCAATGCGACCATTTCGTGGCATCGCTCGAATTCGATAACAATATTACCGGAGCCTTCTCGATGGAAGCCTTTACGGCTACCGGTGGCCGTCTTACCCGTGTTATGGGAACGAAAGGCTGGATCGAGGGAGATATGAAAAAATTTACCGTAACCGATTTTCTGACAAATAAGAAATTGGTTTGGAATAAAGATATATCTTCTTTGCCGGGATATGAAGGTCATGCCGGCGGCGATTTTGGAATCGTGAAAGACTTTGTGCTGGCCGTCGCTCATAGAGATACTTCCTATTTGACCAGTACCATCGACCTTTCCATTGAAAGTCATGTGATGGGCTTCTTGGCCGAAAAGAGCCGGGTGCTGAAAAAGAGAATCGATATGTAGGCATGAGTAACGGACCGTTAAAAAAATGTGATATGTGAATTTTAAGGTGCAAATTGAGTTTTCAAAAGATAGATAAGCGATGACGAGCCGGGCACATTGTGATAATGTGTCCGGCTTTTTATGTGTAAGATTTTATGTTACAGAGGTTTGATAACGGCTTGGGATAGATGAGCTTGGTTCATGTCTTCTTCTTTCTTTTTTTTAAGTGAAAAAAATAGATTTTTTCACTAGGGATAAAGTGCTATTTGGGGTTTTATATAAAAGGAGTTATATAAAAATGCATTTTTATATCATGAAAAACGAAATGGAAACTATGAAGAACCTGTTTCAACGAAGAAGATCGATCACAAATTATAATTCTTATTAAACTATTGAAGGGGAGAGCGTTGCTTAGGAGATGGGTGTACCTGAGGCGCGAAACGTTATTCTTTTTATTTCCCGAAATCATTTTGATTTTTTAATATTAAAAATATGTGTAGCCTATGGATATAAAT
The sequence above is drawn from the Barnesiella intestinihominis YIT 11860 genome and encodes:
- a CDS encoding endonuclease/exonuclease/phosphatase family protein, which encodes MKTHFKFILCFVGILSITACGSSDPDLPGSGGTGGDDETLVTLAGDRSFSLLSLSAGKGLASGTYNIQPLAAFIQENNTDVVALQDVDFGTARTGKKNLVGEVANRCSKDGQRRQGIFASTGREDGGETGVALFVRECFYGTNKVNLNDELVLLTAPYELGSGETVLIATCQFDKEDANKRVRQAEALAAYADQVKQNIVICASVYENESGNVFNILKKKYRRSCKFSSENTYPAVQPESRFDYVLTPLSQNWGTQAVQVKGDQTVSDHKALFLRIGLK
- a CDS encoding GDSL-type esterase/lipase family protein — encoded protein: MKKYNYFSRVSGWGICMLFLLTGLFAGCSENEEVYPKGQRPAGIESVRKVACIGNSITYGARQFLNDREKECYPALLGNMLGEGFEVANFGCSGTTLLKNGNSPYWNTKEYTNAKAFLPNIVIVKLGSNDSKSGNWSSHGSEFESDLTDLVLSLRSLSTRPRVFLCTPAIAYSNSFGIDDGIITSEIIPAIQRVAAAQNLTVIDLHTALRGYGDLFLDGVHPGLEGNRVIATIIYDVLAKEYSLNK
- a CDS encoding endonuclease/exonuclease/phosphatase family protein, giving the protein MKKIISILLGICLCGGVFAQTQLKIISFNIHAGYDAPIADIAAFIKEQDPDIVALQEVEYYTNRTGANTPRPINNNINMLNELAYLTGMHGMFYVTLEKCYGGKFGNAILSKHSFDETRRIMLPCAAGTEQRNAAIADIKLPDGTEFSIVDTHIDMSKLDNGMSQIKEVNRIPQLGKHYIVAGDMNRRVGTAEINELSSVWTLALSREFDHIGYYPANGWVVKETKVFSDNQLSDHYPIMVILEFVK
- a CDS encoding putative Ig domain-containing protein, which encodes MKLRKIYTSAGILLLSLFCIGDAVAKDAKFETGVSFGSTGADEPYSSLTDKDGNYYISGMCRGDVEFAGGATIKGRGGMDAVIVKYDAELNFLWARAVGGSKDDTFERIAVTSAGDIVAVGKISGDVTIDGTDQTLSGTQSTDGCIVVYDKDGNYKSSAQIKAAGASLCYSVAVDKSDNIFVTGSTVGATDFGNEKTVTIEGSNPGTFLACYNNSLVCQWAIAGSSPVQSYGWAVNFDKEENILLTGRFGTTFTITGTDGEALTTAVGSESSQDTYVAKLSHEGVGQWITYVTNSNRIDTRSIDSDSQGNVYIWGHCQSAVTPEGQSPLGFNGNFDSFLIKYSSAGAYLDGMNLGGSGRDEAKSLFVDADDNIYVAGNVNGDGSKGGTAVNMNPRGESKDYTFKGHDGYVAKYNGSTWELMQLEKTVTPDNANQHEVAWCVTMSPDYNKVYVTGYFNNGATVFDGASLTLPFVRDYDIYTVLYSYTLMVKTKTLEPGVANEPYYSNIVVDNVEGAVKFEIVSGALPDGITLSKDGAFAGTPTKNGSYTFTVKISDDVSSIQKEYTLVIKSGEGCDVFIVTDQCPDAYIGYPYSLQLEIEGEGITCALTGGSLPVGLSLTPEGLISGTPAESNEPGIYSFTVKATGASGCDDELELSMILSDETPSGINRVSLDSFQVYPTVSYGEITLKADFGKDMKARVAVVTPLGTCVWEKTYYGVQLDEVISTADMQPGVYYLVLSTEEGKSTKPFIVKR
- a CDS encoding Gfo/Idh/MocA family protein, translated to MKRSEFLRLMGATTVAAALSDFQAISQTVGTLKGGTVGADNLADELSSDLESQEAVVDKPVTAIVIGAGARGRTYASYSEHYPNSLKIVGVADINTERKEYMKNLYRIPDEHCFSDWKEVFNVPKFADAVIIATPDNLHYAPALKAMAAGYDLLLEKPVAQSIKECTDILKYAKRYDRIVGICHVLRYAPYFIALKKVLDSGKIGELVSIQHMECIRYHHMAHSYVRGNWKSSKDTTPIIIAKSCHDMDMMRWLVNKPCKSVSAYGGLKLFKRENAPDGSTERCLDCPVESQCPYSAKKIYLQRRQFLYVFDIPDNDCKNHKYDSLILDKLRTSDYGRCVYRCDNDQCDHFVASLEFDNNITGAFSMEAFTATGGRLTRVMGTKGWIEGDMKKFTVTDFLTNKKLVWNKDISSLPGYEGHAGGDFGIVKDFVLAVAHRDTSYLTSTIDLSIESHVMGFLAEKSRVLKKRIDM